In Mangifera indica cultivar Alphonso chromosome 1, CATAS_Mindica_2.1, whole genome shotgun sequence, a single genomic region encodes these proteins:
- the LOC123203281 gene encoding thioredoxin-like 3-3 yields the protein MEGNEENKKKGLEGTGLDLPANRHGNLKSASTDQNLTDILYHIKSSKTSAVINYGASWCRVCSQILPAFCKLSNSFPKLSFVYADIDECLETTQHIRYTPTFHFYRDGEKVDEMFGAGDERLHDRLWLHS from the exons ATGGAGGGCAACgaagagaataaaaagaaaggcttggaggGCACTGGCCTTGATCTTCCAGCGAATCGTCATGGCAATTTGAAAAGTGCTTCCACCGACCAAAACCTCACCGATATTCTTTACCATATTAAGTCTTCCAAAACCTCT GCAGTTATTAATTACGGTGCATCATG GTGCAGAGTGTGCAGCCAGATTCTGCCAGCATTTTGTAAGCTGAGTAACAGCTTCCCTAAGCTTTCCTTCGTCTATGCAGATATTGATGAATGCCTAGAAACAACTCAACATATTCGCTACACACCCACATTTCATTTCTACCGCGATGGTGAAAAAGTCGATGAGATGTTTGGTGCCGGAGATGAAAGACTTCATGATCGGCTGTGGCTGCACTCCTGA
- the LOC123203088 gene encoding FAD synthase, with amino-acid sequence MEIDKAIRESDDQRLKTKYNNAIYVIRRALALYSIEEVAFSFNGGKDSTVLFHLLRAGWFLHKGEQSCSNGTLNNFPIGTIYFESSCAFPEINSFTYDTAKLYGLQLDIIRSDFKSGLEALLKAKPIRAIFLGVRIGDPTAVGQEQFSPSSPGWPAFMRVNPILDWSYRDVWAFILTCKVPYCSLYDQGYTSIGSIYDTVPNALLCVNNSASNKEKFKPAYLLADGRCERAGRAKRLSQPVCDHHPAIANGVENVDSHRSGMFTASIIAVGDEILFGTVEDQLGPLLYKKLHSIGWKVKQTAVVQNDVDSVAEEVDRQKSANDMVFIYGGVGPLHSDVTLAGVAKAFGVRLAPDEEFEEYLRHLIGEHCTGDRNEMALLPEGITELLHHEELPVPLIKCQNVIILAATNVTELDKEWKCLIEKLKFSGLSVMEPYTSKCLSTNLSDVEVAQPLSKLCLEFPDLCIACYRKSRQGPLIIRFEGKDEARIESAIESLGKKFHPGTFSEVA; translated from the exons ATGGAGATCGATAAAGCAATTAGAGAAAGTGATGACCAGAGGCTCAAGACCAAATATAACAACGCCATATATGTTATACGAAGAGCTCTTGCTTTGTACTC CATTGAAGAGGTTGCCTTCAGCTTCAATGGAGGAAAGGATTCAACT GTTCTGTTCCATCTACTTAGAGCTGGCTGGTTTCTGCATAAAGGAGAGCAGAGTTGTTCTAATGGGACTCTTAATAACTTTCCAATCGGGACAATATATTTTGAAAGTTCATGTGCATTCCCTGAAATCAATTCATTTACCTATGATACGGCAAAACT ATATGGTTTACAGCTGGATATCATTCGCTCAGATTTCAAGTCTGGTTTGGAGGCTTTACTAAAGGCTAAACCAATCAGAGCTATTTTCCTTGGTGTCCGAATTGGTGATCCTACTGCG GTAGGCCAAGAACAGTTCTCCCCTAGTTCACCTGGATGGCCAGCTTTCATGAGAGTGAATCCTATATTGGACTGGTCATACAG AGATGTGTGGGCCTTCATTTTAACTTGCAAAGTGCCGTATTGCAGTCTCTATGATCAAGG GTATACTTCAATTGGAAGCATATATGACACAGTTCCAAATGCACTATTGTGTGTCAACAACTCAGCCAGtaacaaagaaaaattcaaacctgCATATTTGCTTGCTGATGGAAGATGTGAGAGAGCAGGTAGAGCAAAAAGGTTATCTCAACCAGTTTGTGATCACCATCCAGCAATAGCAAATGGCGTTGAGAATGTTGATTCACATAGAAGCGGCATGTTCACAGCATCAATCATTGCTGTGGGCGATGAGATTCT GTTTGGCACTGTTGAGGATCAGTTGGGACCTTTGTTGTATAAAAAGCTACATAGCATTGGTTGGAAAGTAAAACAAACCGCTGTTGTCCAGAATGAT GTAGATTCTGTGGCTGAAGAGGTTGACCGACAAAAGTCTGCTAATGATATG GTTTTTATATATGGAGGTGTAGGCCCATTGCATTCAGATGTTACATTAGCTGGTGTTGCGAAGGCTTTTGGGGTTCGCCTG GCTCCTgatgaagaatttgaagaataTCTAAGGCATCTTATTGGTGAACACTGCACTGGTGATCGAAATGAG ATGGCTCTGTTGCCCGAAGGTATCACTGAACTACTGCATCATGAAGAGTTGCCTGTACCTTTG ATCAAGTGTCAAAATGTAATCATCCTTGCTGCAACAAATGTCACTGAACTGGATAAGGAGTGGAAgtgtttgattgaaaaattaaaatttagtggCTTGTCAGTGATGGAACCATATACATCAAAGTGCTTGTCAACAAATCTATCAGAT GTAGAAGTCGCTCAACCTCTGTCGAAACTTTGTCTTGAATTCCCAGACCTTTGTATTG CATGCTATCGCAAATCAAGACAAGGGCCACTTATAATTCGATTTGAAGGCAAG GATGAAGCACGAATTGAATCAGCTATTGAATCGTTGGGCAAGAAGTTCCATCCCGGGACATTCTCAGAAGTTGCTTAA